TCGGAAACTGACCCACCCAACGCTCAGAAAGTGACCCACCCTCGGCCCTGCGCCGGTAGCTTTGGTTTGACGAATCAGAGCGACCGGAGGAAGGATGCTGAGGATGGATCAAGTGCATGTTATCCGACACAAGGTGCTGGTGGAAGGGCAGTCGATCCGGCGGGTCTCCCGCGACATGCGAGTGAGTCGAAACACGGTGCGCAAGTACCTGAAGATCTCTGAGCCGGTGCGGGTCGAGAGGAAGCCGCGACCGCGGCCGGTCGTCGAGGAGGTGGCGCCGCGTCTGGAGGAGCTGCTCAAAGAGTGGGGTCCGCGGACCACGCCGAAGCAGCGGATCACCGGCAGCCGGTTGCACCGTCAGTTGGTGGAGGAAGGGTACGAGGTCGGCGTGACCACAGTGCGCGCCTACCTGCGAGAGTGGAGACGGCAAAGGGCCGAGGTGTACATCCCGTTGGTGCACCGACCCGGAGAGGAAGGCCAGGTCGACTTCTTCGACGTCACCGTTGAGGAAGGCGGAGTGCGTCGCAAGGCGTGGAAGTTCGTCATGCGCCTGATGTACTCCGGCCGGGACTTCGCGTGGCTGTACGACGCCTGCGACACGGCGTCGTTTCTGGACGGTCACGTGCGGGCCTTCGAGCATTTTCCGGGTGTGCCCCAAAGAACGGTGTACGACAATCTGTCCGCCGCCGTCAGGCGGCGCGTCGGTGTCGACGGAGATCGGCTCACCGATCGTTTCCGTGCCCTTGTCAGCCACTACCTCGTCGAGCCGTGCTTCGCCCGCCCCGGCGAGGGGCACGACAAGGGTGGCGTCGAGGCACGGGGCAAGGGCATCCGGCTGCAGCATCTCACCCCGATCCCTCGGGGAGAGTCCCTTCGGGACATCGCCGGGGCACTGCTGGAGTCCATCGATCAGCAGGCGGCACACCGTGCCGAGCGCGACGAGACAGTCCGCGATCGGTTTCGGGAGGAGGCCGAGCACCTGCGGCCTTTACCCGAGCACCCCTTCGACCCCCGCATTCCCGAGCCCGTGAGCGTCAGCCGCAAGGCACTGGTGCGGGTCTCTGGCGCCAGCTACTCGGTGCCAGAGCACTGGCACTCACTGCAGGCGACCGCCTATGTAGGGGCCGACGACATCCGCATCGTCTGTCGCGGCGAGGAGGTCACCGTACGCCGTCAGCGTCAAGGGCGGCTGGTCTCTTACCGCCACTACCTCCGTCAGCTGTCGCGCAAACCGCAGGCGGTGCGCCAGGTGGCCCCCGAGCTCATCGCCGAGCTGGACGAGCCGTACGGCAGGCTGTGGAAGGCGCTGGCCACCACCCACGGTGAGCGCGAGGGGGCACGAGTCCTGGCCAAGGTCCTCGGCGCCGCTGTGAAGCACGGCGAGGAGGCCGTCGCCGAGGCCCTCTCCGTAGCCCTGTCCGCCGGTCGCCACGACCTGCTCGCGCTCGCCCCACGCGTGCACCAGGAGCGCCCCCGGTCCGTCACCGTGCCGCCCGCCCTGGCCGGCTTCGTCGTCGAGGCAGGCCGAGCCGCCGACTACGACGTGCTGCTGAGTGGGGGTGAGTCATGAGCACCGCCGTGATGGACGCCGTCATCCAGGAGGTCGTCAAGGAGCTCAAGCTGCCGGCGGTGGGACGCGAGTACCAGGCCCTGGCGCGCCAGGCACGCCAGGACGGCTGGCCGTACGAGGAGTACCTGCGCGAGCTCCTGGACGCCGAGCTGCGCTCCCGCCGCGACCGCACGGCCAAGCGCCGTATCCGCGAGGCGCGCTTCCCGGACACCAAGACCCTCGACCAGATCGACT
This Acidobacteriota bacterium DNA region includes the following protein-coding sequences:
- the istA gene encoding IS21 family transposase, whose product is MDQVHVIRHKVLVEGQSIRRVSRDMRVSRNTVRKYLKISEPVRVERKPRPRPVVEEVAPRLEELLKEWGPRTTPKQRITGSRLHRQLVEEGYEVGVTTVRAYLREWRRQRAEVYIPLVHRPGEEGQVDFFDVTVEEGGVRRKAWKFVMRLMYSGRDFAWLYDACDTASFLDGHVRAFEHFPGVPQRTVYDNLSAAVRRRVGVDGDRLTDRFRALVSHYLVEPCFARPGEGHDKGGVEARGKGIRLQHLTPIPRGESLRDIAGALLESIDQQAAHRAERDETVRDRFREEAEHLRPLPEHPFDPRIPEPVSVSRKALVRVSGASYSVPEHWHSLQATAYVGADDIRIVCRGEEVTVRRQRQGRLVSYRHYLRQLSRKPQAVRQVAPELIAELDEPYGRLWKALATTHGEREGARVLAKVLGAAVKHGEEAVAEALSVALSAGRHDLLALAPRVHQERPRSVTVPPALAGFVVEAGRAADYDVLLSGGES